In Tistrella mobilis, one DNA window encodes the following:
- a CDS encoding aldose epimerase family protein gives MSGFGALPSGEIVERVEIAAHGLTARFLTLGAILQDLRLDGLPHPLVLGFDRLEGYLAHPDLYFGAMVGRYANRIGGARAPVGGQIVQLDANFRGRHLLHGGAAGSSRRNWRIRAVAADRVSLTDRLPDGHMGFPGNLEVEVGFSIAPGPVLRIDVRATSDAETLCNFAHHSYFNLSGRPTIAGHRLRVAADSYLPVDDDLIPTGERRPVTGTPFDLRRGVTLIQGGPAGGFDHNFCLSDARGPIRPVAWLTAPDGGLTLTVETTEPGLQVYDGAMIAAGMPGLDGRPLAPHAGLALEPQLWPDAPNHPGFPPALLRPGEVYEQHTALAFTDMR, from the coding sequence TTGAGCGGTTTCGGAGCACTGCCCAGCGGCGAGATCGTGGAACGGGTCGAAATCGCGGCCCACGGGCTGACGGCCCGCTTCCTGACGCTCGGCGCCATCCTTCAGGATCTGCGGCTCGACGGCCTGCCCCATCCGCTGGTGCTGGGCTTCGATCGTCTTGAGGGTTATCTGGCCCATCCCGACCTCTATTTCGGCGCGATGGTCGGACGCTATGCCAACCGTATCGGCGGCGCCCGGGCGCCGGTCGGCGGGCAGATCGTGCAACTGGATGCCAATTTCCGGGGCCGGCACCTGCTGCATGGCGGGGCGGCCGGATCTTCCCGCCGGAACTGGCGCATCCGGGCGGTGGCGGCCGACCGGGTCAGCCTGACCGACCGCCTGCCCGACGGCCATATGGGCTTTCCGGGCAATCTGGAGGTGGAGGTCGGCTTCAGCATCGCCCCCGGCCCGGTGCTTCGGATCGATGTGCGGGCCACCAGCGATGCCGAAACCCTCTGCAACTTCGCCCATCATTCCTATTTCAACCTGTCGGGCCGCCCGACCATCGCCGGCCATCGCCTCAGGGTCGCGGCGGACAGCTATCTGCCGGTGGATGACGACCTGATCCCGACCGGCGAACGCCGCCCCGTGACCGGCACCCCCTTCGATCTGCGCCGGGGTGTGACGCTGATACAGGGTGGGCCGGCCGGCGGTTTCGACCACAATTTCTGCCTCTCCGACGCCCGGGGCCCGATCCGGCCCGTGGCCTGGCTGACGGCGCCGGATGGCGGGCTCACCCTGACCGTGGAGACGACCGAGCCGGGGCTGCAGGTCTATGACGGGGCGATGATCGCCGCCGGCATGCCCGGCCTCGACGGCCGTCCCCTCGCCCCCCATGCCGGCCTGGCGCTGGAACCCCAGCTCTGGCCGGATGCCCCCAATCACCCGGGCTTTCCCCCGGCCCTGCTGCGGCCGGGAGAGGTCTATGAACAGCATACGGCCCTGGCCTTCACCGATATGCGGTGA
- a CDS encoding SMP-30/gluconolactonase/LRE family protein, protein MTAPSQDARIYDTRICRLGEGPLWHPRRGQLFWFDILAGRLLSRSPAGEDLSWLFPEMVSAAGWVDDDRLLIASERALFVFDLGTGNRTDLVALEAENPLTRSNDGRADPWGGFWIGTMAKTGAPGHGAIYRWYRGRLERLRGSMGIPNAICFAPDRSAAYYADTSEAVIWRQPLDAAGWPAGAPQVFLDLGPEGIHPDGAVVDAEGCLWNARWGTGQVVRYSPDGRVIDSIALPVAQTTCPAFGGPDFRSLYVTSAADGDPSPDAGLTWLAAETAVAGLPEPRVILAEDVS, encoded by the coding sequence ATGACCGCGCCCAGCCAGGACGCACGTATCTACGACACCCGGATCTGCCGGCTCGGCGAGGGTCCGCTCTGGCATCCGCGCCGCGGCCAGCTGTTCTGGTTCGACATTCTGGCCGGCCGCCTGCTGTCGCGCAGCCCGGCCGGCGAGGATCTGTCCTGGCTGTTCCCCGAGATGGTCTCCGCGGCCGGATGGGTGGATGACGACCGCCTGCTCATCGCCTCGGAACGGGCGCTTTTCGTCTTCGACCTCGGGACCGGCAACCGGACGGATCTGGTGGCGCTGGAGGCGGAGAACCCGCTCACCCGTTCCAATGACGGCCGGGCCGATCCCTGGGGCGGGTTCTGGATCGGCACCATGGCCAAAACCGGTGCGCCGGGGCACGGCGCCATCTATCGCTGGTACAGGGGCCGGCTGGAGCGGCTGCGCGGCAGCATGGGCATTCCCAACGCCATCTGCTTCGCGCCCGACCGCTCGGCCGCGTATTACGCCGATACCAGCGAGGCCGTGATCTGGCGCCAGCCGCTGGATGCCGCGGGCTGGCCTGCGGGCGCGCCCCAGGTCTTTCTGGATCTGGGGCCCGAGGGCATCCACCCCGACGGCGCGGTGGTGGATGCCGAAGGCTGCCTGTGGAATGCCCGCTGGGGAACGGGCCAGGTGGTGCGGTATTCCCCGGACGGCCGGGTGATCGACAGCATCGCCCTGCCGGTCGCCCAGACCACCTGCCCGGCCTTCGGCGGGCCCGACTTCCGCAGCCTTTACGTCACCAGCGCCGCCGATGGCGATCCCTCCCCCGATGCCGGGCTGACCTGGCTGGCGGCGGAGACGGCCGTGGCCGGCCTGCCCGAACCCCGGGTGATCCTGGCGGAGGATGTCAGTTGA
- a CDS encoding aldehyde dehydrogenase (NADP(+)): MTSTASTVSSPGFTPRGQHLIDGAWLAGSGTFLSEPTEGAAQAFATGGRAEVDRAAAAADRAFDSYGASTRDERARFLEAIATAIEARGPAITAIGSRETGLPAARLEGERGRTVGQLRLFAGHIRAGDYLDRRQDAALPDRAPLPRPELRMIQRPIGPVAVFGASNFPLAFSTAGGDTAAALAAGCPVIVKGHPAHPGTGEIVAEAILEAITACGIDPGVFALIQGNTHDLGAALVTHPAMRAVGFTGSLGAGRALFDLCAARPEPIPFFGELGSINPVFLLPNALAARGPELARGWAASLTMGAGQFCTNPGVVVAIDGPDADGFVALATEALTATGPQTTLTAGIGAAYARGRARIAGIAGVTTHVLGDNAARQAAPGFFEVDAATWFAHPELADEVFGPAGLLVRVADADGMLRLARGLAGQLTCTLQMDAEDAGLAAALLPVLERKAGRILANGFPTGVEVADAMVHGGPYPASTNFGATSVGTLAIRRFLRPVCYQNLPVDLLPPDAR; this comes from the coding sequence GTGACTTCGACCGCATCCACCGTTTCATCCCCCGGTTTTACGCCCCGGGGACAGCATCTCATCGACGGCGCCTGGCTGGCCGGTTCCGGGACGTTCCTGTCCGAGCCGACCGAGGGTGCCGCCCAGGCTTTCGCGACCGGAGGCAGGGCCGAGGTCGATCGTGCCGCCGCTGCGGCCGATCGCGCCTTCGACAGCTACGGCGCCAGCACACGGGACGAGCGCGCCCGCTTCCTTGAGGCCATCGCCACGGCGATCGAGGCCCGCGGCCCCGCCATCACCGCGATCGGCAGCCGGGAAACCGGCCTGCCCGCGGCGCGGCTGGAGGGTGAGCGCGGGCGGACGGTCGGCCAGCTGCGCCTGTTTGCCGGGCATATCCGCGCGGGCGACTATCTGGACCGCCGCCAGGATGCCGCCCTGCCCGACCGCGCGCCGCTGCCGCGGCCCGAACTGCGCATGATCCAGCGCCCGATCGGGCCGGTCGCCGTGTTCGGCGCCTCCAACTTCCCCCTCGCCTTCTCCACCGCCGGCGGGGACACGGCCGCGGCGCTCGCCGCCGGCTGCCCGGTGATCGTGAAGGGCCACCCCGCCCATCCCGGCACGGGCGAGATCGTCGCCGAGGCGATCCTGGAGGCGATCACCGCCTGCGGCATCGACCCGGGCGTTTTCGCGCTGATCCAGGGCAATACCCATGATCTGGGCGCGGCGCTGGTGACCCATCCGGCCATGCGCGCCGTGGGCTTCACCGGCTCGCTGGGCGCCGGCCGGGCACTCTTCGATCTGTGTGCCGCGCGGCCGGAGCCGATCCCCTTCTTCGGCGAGCTGGGCTCGATCAACCCGGTCTTCCTGCTGCCCAATGCGCTCGCCGCACGGGGCCCGGAACTCGCCCGCGGCTGGGCGGCCTCGCTCACCATGGGCGCCGGGCAGTTCTGCACCAATCCGGGCGTGGTCGTGGCGATCGACGGGCCGGATGCCGACGGTTTCGTCGCCCTGGCCACCGAAGCGCTGACCGCCACCGGGCCGCAGACCACCCTGACCGCCGGCATCGGCGCCGCCTATGCGCGTGGACGCGCGCGGATCGCCGGCATCGCGGGGGTGACGACCCATGTCCTGGGCGACAACGCCGCACGCCAGGCGGCCCCCGGCTTCTTCGAGGTCGACGCCGCCACCTGGTTCGCGCATCCGGAACTGGCGGACGAGGTCTTCGGCCCCGCCGGGCTGCTGGTACGGGTGGCGGATGCCGACGGGATGCTCAGACTGGCCCGTGGCCTGGCCGGACAGCTGACCTGCACCCTGCAGATGGATGCGGAGGATGCCGGGCTCGCGGCCGCGCTGCTGCCGGTGCTGGAGCGCAAGGCCGGCCGGATCCTGGCCAACGGCTTCCCCACCGGGGTGGAGGTGGCCGATGCCATGGTCCATGGCGGGCCCTACCCGGCCAGCACCAATTTCGGCGCCACCTCGGTCGGCACGCTGGCGATCCGGCGCTTCCTGCGGCCGGTGTGCTATCAGAACCTGCCGGTGGATCTGCTGCCGCCGGATGCCAGATGA
- a CDS encoding Gfo/Idh/MocA family protein: MTATDTLAVTPIALVGLGKIAIDQHHPSILKSGAFRLAATVSRNAGLEGIPAHKTLAALIAAQPEVTAVALCTPPQVRHAMACEALEAGLDVMLEKPPGATIAEVEALIDLAAARGRVLFATWHSRFAAGVPAAKAWLAGRQILRGTITWREDVRRWHPGQRWIWQAGGLGVFDPGINALSILTEILPAPLRLTGAELEFPENQETPIAARLSYLTGAAPIAADFDFRQEGPQSWAMEFETDDGVLSLADGGATVSAGGQNLSQGEALGSEYDGLYARFARLIATRTSEVDLSPLKHVADAFMLGRRLTTDPFIE, from the coding sequence GTGACAGCCACTGATACCCTGGCCGTGACGCCGATCGCCCTGGTCGGGCTCGGCAAGATCGCCATCGACCAGCACCATCCCTCGATCCTGAAATCCGGGGCCTTCCGGCTGGCCGCGACCGTCAGCCGCAATGCCGGGCTGGAGGGCATTCCGGCCCATAAGACCCTGGCCGCGCTGATCGCGGCCCAGCCCGAGGTCACCGCGGTGGCCCTGTGCACACCACCCCAGGTGCGCCATGCCATGGCGTGCGAGGCGCTGGAGGCCGGGCTGGATGTGATGCTGGAAAAGCCGCCGGGTGCGACGATCGCCGAGGTCGAAGCCCTGATCGACCTGGCGGCGGCGCGGGGACGGGTGCTGTTCGCGACCTGGCATTCCCGCTTCGCCGCGGGCGTGCCGGCGGCGAAGGCCTGGCTCGCCGGGCGGCAGATCCTCCGCGGGACGATCACCTGGCGCGAGGATGTGCGCCGCTGGCATCCGGGGCAGCGCTGGATCTGGCAGGCCGGCGGGCTCGGCGTCTTCGACCCGGGGATCAACGCGCTCTCGATCCTGACCGAGATCCTGCCCGCGCCGCTTCGTCTGACCGGTGCCGAGCTGGAATTTCCCGAAAACCAGGAAACCCCCATCGCCGCGCGCCTGTCCTACCTGACCGGTGCCGCCCCCATCGCCGCCGATTTCGACTTCCGCCAGGAAGGCCCGCAAAGCTGGGCCATGGAATTCGAAACCGATGACGGCGTGCTGTCGCTTGCCGATGGCGGCGCCACCGTATCGGCCGGCGGGCAGAACCTGTCGCAGGGCGAGGCGCTGGGATCGGAATATGACGGGCTCTATGCCCGCTTCGCCCGGCTGATCGCAACCCGCACCAGCGAGGTGGACCTGTCGCCGCTGAAACATGTGGCCGATGCCTTCATGCTGGGCCGCCGCCTGACCACCGATCCCTTCATCGAGTGA
- the araD gene encoding L-arabinonate dehydratase, which produces MAFTKAPWPRRLRSQEWYGGTSRDNIYHRGWMRNQGLPYDLFDGRPVIGICNTWSELTPCNAHLRDLAERVKRGVYEAGGLPVEFPVFSAAESSLRPTAMLYRNLAAMDVEEALRAQPVDGVVLMAGCDKTTPALVMGACSVDLPAIVVSGGPMLNGWFRGERVGSGTALWQMSEDIKAGKLTREDFLEAEQAMSRSAGSCNTMGTASSMASMVEALGMALSGNAAIPAVDARRRVMAHLTGRRIVEMVKDDLKPSDILTRPAFENAIRVNGAIGGSTNAVVHLLAIAGRVGVDLTLDDWDRLGRDVPTIVNLMPSGKYLMEEFFYAGGLPVVIKRLCEDGLLQGDVLTVSGETLWDEVKDARNWNEDVIRPVDKALTPHGGIAVLRGNLAPLGAVIKPSAASPHLMKHRGRAVVFETIEHYKARINDESLDIDESCVMVLKNCGPRGYPGMAEVGNMGLPPKVLRKGITDMVRISDARMSGTAYGTVVLHTSPEAAVGGPLAIVRDGDMIELDVEARTLHLDVPEAEIARRLAAWTSPVSPPEGGYVRLFHDHVMGADTGVDFDFLRGCRGKEVPRDSH; this is translated from the coding sequence ATGGCATTCACCAAGGCACCATGGCCGCGCCGGCTCCGTTCCCAGGAGTGGTATGGCGGCACCAGCCGGGACAACATCTATCACCGCGGATGGATGCGCAATCAGGGCCTGCCCTACGATCTGTTCGACGGCCGGCCGGTGATCGGCATCTGCAACACCTGGTCGGAGCTGACCCCCTGCAACGCCCATCTGCGTGACCTGGCCGAACGGGTGAAGCGCGGGGTCTACGAGGCGGGCGGGCTGCCGGTGGAGTTTCCGGTCTTCTCCGCCGCCGAAAGCAGCCTGCGGCCCACGGCCATGCTCTACCGCAATCTGGCGGCCATGGATGTGGAAGAGGCGCTGCGCGCCCAGCCGGTCGACGGCGTGGTGCTGATGGCCGGCTGCGACAAGACCACCCCCGCCTTGGTGATGGGCGCCTGCAGCGTCGATCTGCCCGCCATCGTGGTCAGCGGCGGTCCGATGCTGAACGGCTGGTTCCGGGGCGAGCGGGTCGGCTCGGGCACGGCGCTCTGGCAGATGTCGGAAGACATCAAGGCCGGCAAGCTGACCCGGGAAGACTTCCTTGAGGCCGAGCAGGCCATGTCGCGCAGCGCCGGATCCTGCAACACCATGGGCACGGCCAGTTCCATGGCCAGCATGGTCGAGGCCCTGGGCATGGCGCTGTCCGGCAATGCCGCCATCCCGGCGGTGGATGCCCGGCGCCGGGTCATGGCGCATCTGACCGGCCGGCGCATCGTCGAGATGGTCAAGGACGATCTGAAACCCTCGGACATCCTGACCCGGCCGGCCTTCGAGAATGCCATCCGGGTCAACGGCGCCATCGGCGGGTCCACCAATGCGGTGGTGCATCTTCTGGCCATCGCCGGCCGGGTGGGTGTCGACCTGACGCTCGACGACTGGGACCGGTTGGGACGCGACGTGCCGACCATCGTCAATCTGATGCCGTCGGGCAAATACCTGATGGAAGAATTCTTCTATGCCGGCGGCCTGCCGGTGGTGATCAAGCGGCTGTGCGAGGACGGCCTGTTGCAGGGGGATGTCCTGACGGTTTCGGGCGAGACGCTCTGGGACGAGGTCAAGGACGCCCGGAACTGGAACGAGGACGTGATCCGGCCGGTGGACAAGGCGCTCACCCCCCATGGCGGCATCGCCGTGCTGCGCGGCAATCTGGCGCCCCTGGGCGCGGTGATCAAGCCGTCTGCGGCGAGCCCGCATCTGATGAAGCATCGGGGCCGGGCGGTGGTGTTCGAGACCATTGAACACTACAAGGCCAGGATCAATGACGAGAGCCTGGATATCGACGAGAGCTGCGTGATGGTGCTGAAGAATTGCGGCCCCCGCGGCTATCCGGGCATGGCGGAGGTGGGCAATATGGGGCTGCCGCCCAAGGTGCTGCGCAAGGGCATCACCGACATGGTGCGGATTTCCGACGCCCGCATGTCGGGCACGGCCTATGGCACGGTGGTGCTCCACACATCGCCCGAAGCGGCGGTGGGCGGGCCGCTGGCGATCGTGCGCGACGGCGACATGATCGAGCTGGATGTCGAGGCCCGCACCCTGCACCTGGACGTGCCCGAAGCCGAGATCGCCCGGCGCCTGGCCGCCTGGACCAGCCCCGTCTCCCCGCCAGAGGGCGGCTATGTGCGCCTGTTCCATGACCATGTGATGGGCGCAGATACCGGCGTCGACTTCGATTTCCTGCGCGGCTGCCGCGGCAAGGAGGTGCCCCGTGACAGCCACTGA
- the araD1 gene encoding AraD1 family protein: protein MLLSQIVRTDGTRAVVVRDGTEAHEVTGFDTTYALAMHCLDRGRTLAEALGQITPGRAVDLEQACREGRILPPIDHPDPAHLYVTGTGLTHLGSASTRNSMHGGGDDEAGMTDSMKMFRMGLKGGKPAQGQVGVQPEWFYKGNGESVAAPEAELLSPAFALDGGEEPEIAGLYVIGPDGTPWRLGFAVANEFSDHVTERTNYLFLAHSKLRRCAFGPELRIGPPPANIEGRSRVLRGDEVLFDAPFLSGEENMSHSFANLEHHHFKYDLFRHPGDVHVHMFGTATLSFAAGLRTEPGDVFEIEVPGFGLPLRNRLAIAPDPVADGGALRVASL, encoded by the coding sequence ATGTTGCTTTCCCAGATCGTGCGGACAGACGGCACACGGGCGGTGGTGGTGCGCGACGGCACCGAGGCCCACGAGGTCACCGGCTTCGACACCACCTATGCCCTGGCCATGCATTGCCTGGACCGGGGGCGGACACTGGCCGAAGCGCTGGGCCAGATCACCCCCGGCCGGGCGGTCGACCTGGAACAGGCCTGTCGCGAGGGGCGGATCCTGCCGCCGATCGACCATCCCGACCCGGCCCATCTTTATGTCACCGGCACCGGGTTGACCCATCTGGGCTCGGCCTCCACACGGAACAGCATGCATGGCGGCGGCGACGACGAGGCCGGCATGACCGATTCCATGAAGATGTTCCGCATGGGGCTGAAGGGCGGCAAGCCGGCCCAGGGCCAGGTGGGTGTTCAGCCCGAATGGTTCTACAAGGGCAATGGCGAGAGCGTGGCCGCGCCCGAGGCCGAGCTGCTGTCGCCCGCCTTCGCGCTGGACGGCGGCGAGGAGCCCGAGATCGCGGGGCTCTATGTGATCGGGCCCGACGGCACGCCCTGGCGGCTGGGCTTCGCGGTGGCCAATGAATTCTCCGACCATGTGACGGAACGGACCAATTACCTGTTCCTGGCCCATTCCAAGCTGCGCCGCTGCGCCTTCGGCCCCGAATTGCGGATCGGCCCGCCGCCCGCCAACATCGAGGGCCGGTCCCGGGTGCTGCGCGGCGACGAGGTGCTGTTCGACGCCCCCTTCCTGTCGGGCGAAGAGAACATGTCCCACAGCTTCGCCAATCTGGAGCACCACCACTTCAAATACGACCTGTTCCGCCACCCGGGCGACGTGCATGTCCACATGTTCGGGACCGCCACGCTCTCCTTTGCGGCCGGGCTGCGCACGGAACCCGGCGATGTGTTCGAGATCGAGGTGCCCGGTTTCGGCCTGCCGCTGCGCAACCGCCTGGCCATCGCCCCGGACCCCGTCGCCGATGGCGGCGCGCTTCGCGTGGCATCACTCTGA
- the mmsB gene encoding multiple monosaccharide ABC transporter permease: MDLAKPSEREAGPASGLTMGAYLRKHMREYGILLALIVIMVFFQVATDGILLKPVNLTNLILQNSYIVIMAVGMLLVIVSGHIDLSVGSVLGFVGALAAVMIVQWEVPYVLAGLICLAVGALIGMAQGFWVAFFKIPSFIVTLAGMLVFKGLTLWLLAGQSVGPFPANFQLIASGFVPDIFGSGRFNTLSLVTGIAVAAGILVMAVRSRRKQAATGLVEEPFAFFAGKYALITIALVYMSYLMATFRGLPNVFIVMALLIAIYSFITNRTVIGRRIYAIGGNEKAAKLSGIPAEKLVFLTFANMGMLAALAGLVFAARLNTATPKAGVSFELDVIAAVFIGGASMAGGVGTVVGAVVGAFIMGVMNNGMSILGIGIDWQQVIKGLVLLAAVVFDVYNKKKG; this comes from the coding sequence ATGGACCTGGCGAAACCATCCGAGCGTGAGGCTGGCCCCGCTTCCGGGCTCACCATGGGCGCCTATCTGCGCAAGCACATGCGGGAATACGGCATCCTGCTGGCGCTGATCGTCATCATGGTGTTCTTCCAGGTCGCCACCGACGGCATCCTGCTGAAGCCGGTCAACCTGACCAATCTGATCCTGCAGAACAGCTATATCGTCATCATGGCGGTCGGCATGCTGCTGGTGATCGTCTCGGGCCATATCGACCTGTCGGTCGGATCGGTGCTGGGCTTCGTAGGCGCGCTGGCCGCGGTGATGATCGTCCAGTGGGAGGTGCCCTATGTCCTGGCCGGGCTGATCTGCCTGGCCGTGGGCGCGCTGATCGGTATGGCCCAGGGCTTCTGGGTCGCCTTCTTCAAGATCCCGTCCTTCATCGTGACGCTGGCCGGCATGCTGGTCTTCAAGGGGCTGACGCTCTGGCTGCTGGCCGGTCAGTCGGTCGGGCCCTTTCCCGCCAATTTCCAGCTGATCGCCTCGGGCTTCGTGCCCGACATCTTCGGCAGCGGACGCTTCAACACCCTGTCGCTGGTGACGGGTATCGCCGTGGCGGCGGGCATTCTGGTGATGGCGGTGCGCAGCCGCCGCAAGCAGGCCGCGACCGGGCTTGTGGAAGAACCCTTCGCCTTCTTCGCCGGCAAATACGCCCTGATCACCATCGCGCTTGTCTATATGAGCTATCTGATGGCGACCTTCCGGGGCCTGCCGAACGTCTTCATCGTGATGGCGCTGCTGATCGCGATCTATTCCTTCATCACCAACCGCACGGTCATCGGGCGGCGGATCTATGCCATCGGCGGCAACGAGAAGGCGGCCAAGCTGTCGGGCATTCCGGCCGAGAAGCTGGTGTTCCTGACCTTCGCCAATATGGGCATGCTCGCAGCCCTGGCCGGGCTGGTCTTCGCCGCCCGCCTGAACACCGCCACACCCAAGGCGGGCGTATCGTTCGAGCTGGACGTGATCGCCGCCGTCTTCATCGGCGGCGCGTCCATGGCCGGCGGTGTCGGCACCGTGGTCGGTGCCGTGGTCGGCGCCTTCATCATGGGCGTGATGAACAACGGCATGTCCATTCTCGGCATCGGCATCGACTGGCAGCAGGTCATCAAGGGCCTGGTGCTGCTGGCCGCGGTGGTGTTCGACGTCTACAACAAGAAGAAAGGCTGA
- the mmsA gene encoding multiple monosaccharide ABC transporter ATP-binding protein has protein sequence MDAILEMRGITKEFPGVKALDRVNLAVRRGEIRALVGENGAGKSTLMKVLSGVYPAGSYEGEILYEGQPMAFRGIADSEARGIIIIHQELALVPELSIAENIFLGNEIARRGVIDWPETRRRTAALLAKVGLKENPDTRVDDLGLGKQQLVEIAKALSKKVRLLILDEPTSSLNERDSEALLDLLVELKTREGLTAILISHKLNEVSRVADSLTVLRDGTTVASRDMSDSSYGEGEIIRDMVGRSMSDRYPPRTPRIGDTVMEVADWRVHHPTHQGRLVVKGVNFHLRQGEVLGIAGLMGAGRTELAMSLFGRSYGQGISGTVRIHGRPADLSTIPRAIRAGLAYVTEDRKGLGLVLADSIRRNVPLANLDAVANAGVVDDAREAGVAEDYRARVNIKCASIEQETVNLSGGNQQKVVLSKWLFADPDILILDEPTRGIDVGAKFEIYSIIAALAAQGKSIIVISSEMPELLGITDRLYVMNEGRFVGELPTADATQEKIMAMIVTSGDQTHGPGETIRA, from the coding sequence ATGGACGCCATCCTTGAGATGCGCGGGATCACCAAGGAATTTCCTGGGGTGAAGGCGCTGGACCGCGTCAATCTCGCCGTGCGGCGCGGGGAAATCCGGGCGCTGGTGGGCGAGAACGGGGCGGGCAAATCCACCCTGATGAAGGTGTTGAGCGGGGTCTACCCGGCCGGGTCGTATGAGGGCGAGATCCTGTATGAAGGCCAGCCCATGGCCTTCCGGGGCATCGCCGACAGCGAGGCGCGCGGCATCATCATCATCCATCAGGAACTGGCCCTGGTGCCCGAACTGTCGATCGCCGAGAACATCTTCCTCGGCAACGAGATCGCCCGGCGCGGGGTCATCGACTGGCCCGAGACCAGGCGCCGCACGGCCGCCCTGCTCGCCAAGGTGGGGCTGAAGGAAAACCCGGACACCCGGGTCGACGATCTGGGCCTCGGCAAGCAGCAGCTGGTGGAAATCGCCAAGGCGCTGTCCAAAAAGGTCAGGCTGCTGATCCTGGACGAGCCGACATCCTCGCTCAACGAACGCGACAGCGAGGCCCTGCTCGACCTGCTGGTGGAGCTGAAGACGCGCGAGGGCCTGACCGCCATCCTGATCTCTCACAAGCTGAACGAGGTCTCGCGGGTGGCCGACAGCCTGACGGTGCTGCGCGACGGCACCACCGTCGCCAGCCGCGACATGTCCGACAGCTCTTACGGCGAGGGAGAGATCATCCGCGACATGGTGGGACGGTCGATGTCCGACCGCTATCCGCCGCGCACCCCCCGCATCGGCGACACGGTGATGGAGGTTGCCGACTGGCGGGTTCACCACCCCACCCATCAGGGCCGGCTGGTGGTCAAGGGCGTGAATTTCCACCTGCGGCAGGGCGAGGTTCTGGGCATTGCCGGGCTGATGGGCGCCGGCCGCACGGAACTGGCGATGAGCCTGTTCGGCCGCAGCTATGGCCAGGGCATATCCGGCACGGTCAGGATCCACGGCCGGCCCGCCGATCTGTCGACCATCCCCCGCGCCATCCGGGCGGGGCTCGCCTATGTCACCGAGGATCGCAAGGGTCTGGGGCTGGTGCTGGCCGACAGCATCCGCCGCAACGTGCCGCTGGCGAACCTGGATGCGGTGGCCAATGCCGGGGTGGTGGACGACGCCCGCGAAGCCGGCGTGGCCGAAGACTACCGGGCGCGGGTCAACATCAAATGCGCCTCGATCGAGCAGGAGACCGTGAACCTGTCGGGCGGCAACCAGCAGAAGGTGGTGCTGTCCAAATGGCTCTTCGCCGACCCCGACATCCTGATCCTGGACGAGCCGACCCGCGGCATCGATGTGGGCGCGAAGTTCGAGATCTATTCGATCATCGCCGCGCTCGCGGCCCAGGGGAAATCGATCATCGTGATTTCCTCGGAAATGCCCGAGCTGCTGGGCATCACCGACCGTCTCTACGTCATGAACGAGGGGCGTTTCGTGGGCGAGCTGCCGACGGCCGATGCCACCCAGGAAAAGATCATGGCGATGATCGTCACTTCCGGAGACCAGACCCATGGACCTGGCGAAACCATCCGAGCGTGA